The following proteins come from a genomic window of Clostridium cylindrosporum DSM 605:
- a CDS encoding D-alanyl-D-alanine carboxypeptidase family protein: MIKKTLLSITLMLGFLLSFPYGVKAKAPIPNNITSEGYVLMDMDSGKILASKNENTKYEPASITKILTALIVIEKGNLKDKITIKHSPTLEEGSSLYLKEGEVVTVEQLLYGLMLKSGNDAATALAEYISGSKENFAKEMNKRAKELGAVNSHFSNPHGLNDNNHYTTPRDYSLIAKGAMNNPTFRKIVGTATYTIAPTPQFPQARLLVNHNKLISSQKYKYDGANGVKTGFTKRSLHTFVGSATKGHTNLLVVCMKNSTQCYVDTKTLFDYGFTNYESKKITEKGKVIGNMAAKNKKDINLIVSQDTSYPFDKSNPEKVSTDIKYLDIKKFHAGDVVAKLEIKINGAPYKTVDLKASKEYIPKIDKTLEKYGITDSNKNIIAFSASLITLFALLIVFNIRVKRNRNNIFK; the protein is encoded by the coding sequence ATGATAAAAAAAACATTATTGAGTATAACTTTAATGTTAGGCTTTTTACTGAGTTTTCCCTACGGTGTTAAAGCAAAAGCACCTATTCCAAATAACATAACTTCAGAAGGATATGTTTTAATGGATATGGACTCAGGGAAAATTCTAGCTTCTAAAAATGAAAATACTAAATATGAACCTGCTAGTATAACTAAAATTCTTACAGCTTTAATAGTTATAGAAAAAGGAAATTTAAAAGATAAAATTACTATTAAACATTCCCCTACCTTAGAGGAAGGAAGTAGTCTATATCTAAAAGAGGGAGAAGTTGTAACTGTAGAACAGCTTCTATATGGATTGATGTTAAAATCCGGTAATGATGCTGCCACTGCCCTTGCAGAGTATATCTCAGGCTCTAAGGAAAACTTTGCTAAAGAAATGAATAAAAGAGCAAAGGAATTAGGTGCTGTAAATTCTCACTTTAGTAATCCACATGGTCTAAATGATAATAATCATTATACTACTCCAAGGGATTATTCGCTTATAGCTAAAGGTGCAATGAACAATCCTACTTTTAGAAAGATAGTTGGTACTGCAACCTATACAATAGCTCCAACGCCTCAATTTCCTCAAGCTAGACTCCTTGTTAATCATAACAAGCTTATATCATCTCAAAAATACAAATATGATGGTGCAAACGGTGTGAAAACAGGGTTTACCAAAAGGTCTTTACATACATTTGTCGGATCTGCTACAAAGGGACATACTAATCTATTAGTTGTATGTATGAAAAATTCAACTCAGTGTTATGTTGATACTAAGACTCTTTTTGATTATGGCTTTACAAACTATGAAAGTAAAAAGATTACTGAAAAAGGCAAAGTTATAGGCAATATGGCTGCAAAGAACAAAAAAGATATTAACCTTATAGTATCACAAGATACTTCTTATCCATTTGATAAAAGTAATCCTGAGAAAGTATCAACTGATATTAAATACTTAGATATTAAAAAGTTCCATGCTGGCGACGTAGTGGCAAAGCTTGAAATTAAAATAAATGGAGCACCTTATAAAACAGTAGATTTAAAGGCTTCAAAGGAGTACATTCCTAAAATTGATAAAACTTTAGAAAAATACGGAATAACTGATTCAAATAAAAATATAATCGCTTTTTCTGCCTCTTTAATTACACTATTTGCATTATTAATAGTATTTAATATACGTGTAAAAAGAAACAGAAACAATATTTTTAAATAA
- a CDS encoding YqaJ viral recombinase family protein, with the protein MTLVLARTLNMEHIEWLKARKNGIGGSDVSAICGLNKYKSPIGVYLEKVEREVQGQEQSEAAYWGNRLEEIVAKEFTKRTGKKVRSRNVILQHKDYPWMLANLDRVVVGERAILECKTANSFLAKEWDGEEVPAAYILQVQHYLAVTGYKTAYIACLIGGQKFIHKTIERDNEIIEYLIEMEKEFWVNHVEKREPPKIDGSEASSKVISMLYPEAKSDEEIVLDKDISKLINKRIELKEQEEHIKEKINEIDNQIKSSMGEHSKAIAGDFRVTWSNSITSRFDSKSFKENCPNLYKQYLKQGSTRRLFINKVKEAK; encoded by the coding sequence ATGACGTTAGTGTTAGCTAGGACTTTAAATATGGAACACATAGAATGGTTAAAGGCTAGAAAAAATGGCATAGGTGGTTCAGATGTAAGTGCTATATGTGGACTAAATAAATACAAATCGCCTATAGGGGTTTATTTAGAGAAAGTTGAGAGAGAAGTTCAAGGGCAGGAACAAAGTGAAGCTGCTTATTGGGGTAACAGGCTTGAAGAAATAGTTGCTAAAGAATTCACCAAAAGGACAGGCAAAAAAGTAAGAAGTAGAAATGTTATTTTACAACATAAAGATTACCCCTGGATGCTAGCTAACCTAGATAGGGTAGTAGTTGGAGAAAGAGCAATTTTAGAGTGTAAAACTGCTAATTCATTTTTAGCAAAGGAATGGGATGGAGAGGAAGTACCTGCTGCATACATATTGCAAGTTCAACATTATTTAGCAGTTACAGGATATAAAACAGCATACATAGCGTGCTTGATTGGAGGACAGAAATTTATACATAAAACAATAGAAAGAGATAATGAAATCATTGAGTACCTAATAGAAATGGAGAAGGAATTTTGGGTTAATCATGTGGAAAAGAGAGAGCCACCTAAAATAGATGGCTCTGAGGCATCAAGTAAGGTTATTAGTATGCTATATCCTGAAGCTAAAAGTGATGAAGAAATAGTATTAGATAAGGATATTAGTAAACTTATTAATAAAAGGATTGAGCTGAAAGAGCAAGAGGAACATATAAAAGAGAAGATTAATGAAATAGACAACCAAATTAAGAGTTCAATGGGAGAACATTCTAAAGCTATAGCAGGAGATTTTAGGGTGACATGGAGCAATAGTATAACAAGTAGATTTGATTCAAAATCATTTAAAGAGAATTGCCCAAATCTATACAAGCAATATTTAAAACAAGGCAGTACAAGAAGATTGTTCATAAATAAAGTTAAGGAGGCAAAGTAA
- a CDS encoding helix-turn-helix transcriptional regulator, translating into MENNIKKTINEKGIKTSYVIEKSGISRSSFYEIMNGNSVPSLINARKIAVSLGVSVDDIFPNNKCK; encoded by the coding sequence ATGGAGAACAACATCAAGAAGACAATTAATGAAAAGGGAATAAAGACATCGTATGTTATAGAGAAAAGCGGAATTTCTAGGTCATCTTTTTATGAAATAATGAATGGTAATTCAGTACCTAGTTTAATTAATGCTAGAAAAATAGCAGTTTCATTAGGTGTTTCAGTTGATGATATTTTTCCAAATAATAAATGTAAATAG
- a CDS encoding helix-turn-helix domain-containing protein: MRAYKVKAAAAMLDADHQTIKREIERGRLRAFKVGSEWRISEEALADYMKLVKNNFKTEYEVQLEKENKQLKEKIRIITLAIDRFKEDLTLGIF; encoded by the coding sequence GTGAGAGCTTATAAAGTTAAAGCAGCAGCTGCAATGCTAGATGCTGATCATCAAACTATAAAAAGAGAAATTGAAAGGGGAAGATTAAGAGCTTTTAAAGTAGGATCAGAATGGAGAATTTCAGAGGAAGCTTTAGCAGATTACATGAAGCTAGTTAAAAATAATTTTAAGACAGAATATGAAGTGCAACTAGAAAAAGAAAATAAACAGCTAAAAGAAAAAATAAGAATTATTACCTTGGCAATAGATAGGTTTAAGGAAGATTTAACACTAGGCATATTTTAA
- the selA gene encoding L-seryl-tRNA(Sec) selenium transferase, whose product MAEKKELLKSLPKIDVLLEREEIKSIEGVPRSIILESLREGIDVYRNNILEERIKEYNTEDIFKYIMSLIQKKSSMHLKRVINATGTVLHTNLGRAVIAESAVNAVLNISRGYNNLEYDLDEGIRGSRYSHVEDIVCKITGAEAALVVNNNAAAVMLVLSTLCNGKEAIVSRGQLVEVGGSFRIPSVMEQSGAKLVEVGATNRTHVYDYENAINDNTGCILKVHQSNYKILGFTEELEVGDFVAIGKKTGIPIIEDIGSGIFIDISKYGLTYEPTVQESIRKGVDIVTFSGDKILGGPQAGIIAGKKEYIEKMKKNQLTRALRIDKMTLAALEATLRLYLDEEVALREIPCLNMLTKSKDILKKDALRLSKSIRSKVKDRAEVKICEDHSQVGGGAMPLESIDTYVVAISPRFKKPQEVEKELRQADIPIVTRLYKDTIIIDVRTLFKDDYKIISETLSNII is encoded by the coding sequence ATGGCTGAAAAAAAAGAACTTTTAAAGTCTCTTCCTAAAATTGATGTATTACTTGAAAGAGAAGAAATAAAGTCTATAGAAGGTGTACCAAGAAGTATTATATTAGAGTCACTTAGAGAAGGTATAGATGTTTATAGAAATAATATATTAGAAGAAAGAATTAAAGAATATAATACAGAAGATATTTTTAAATATATTATGTCTTTAATCCAAAAGAAATCCTCAATGCATTTGAAAAGGGTAATAAATGCTACTGGAACTGTATTACATACAAACCTTGGAAGAGCTGTAATTGCTGAAAGTGCAGTAAATGCTGTTCTTAATATTTCAAGGGGATATAATAACTTAGAATATGACCTTGATGAAGGAATAAGAGGTTCTAGATATAGTCATGTTGAGGATATTGTGTGTAAGATAACAGGAGCTGAAGCTGCACTTGTTGTTAATAATAATGCTGCGGCTGTTATGCTTGTACTTTCAACTCTTTGCAATGGAAAAGAAGCAATAGTTTCTAGAGGGCAATTGGTTGAAGTAGGAGGGTCCTTTAGAATTCCTTCTGTAATGGAACAAAGTGGAGCTAAACTTGTTGAAGTTGGAGCTACAAATAGAACCCACGTATACGATTATGAAAATGCAATTAATGATAATACAGGTTGTATTCTTAAAGTACATCAAAGTAATTATAAAATCCTTGGCTTCACAGAAGAACTTGAAGTAGGGGATTTTGTAGCTATTGGTAAAAAAACAGGTATACCTATAATTGAAGATATAGGCAGTGGGATATTTATAGACATTTCAAAATATGGGTTAACCTATGAGCCAACAGTTCAAGAAAGTATTAGAAAAGGTGTAGATATAGTAACATTTAGTGGAGATAAAATTCTAGGAGGACCACAGGCTGGGATTATAGCTGGTAAAAAAGAATACATTGAAAAAATGAAAAAAAACCAGTTAACCAGGGCACTTAGAATAGATAAAATGACACTTGCGGCACTTGAAGCTACACTTAGGCTATATTTAGATGAGGAAGTTGCATTAAGAGAAATACCTTGCCTTAACATGCTTACTAAAAGCAAGGATATTTTAAAGAAAGATGCACTTAGACTTTCTAAAAGTATAAGAAGTAAGGTAAAGGATAGAGCAGAGGTTAAGATTTGTGAGGACCATTCACAAGTAGGTGGAGGGGCTATGCCACTTGAAAGTATAGATACTTATGTTGTAGCAATAAGCCCAAGATTTAAAAAGCCACAGGAAGTTGAGAAAGAACTGAGACAAGCAGATATACCGATTGTTACTAGACTTTATAAAGATACCATAATTATAGATGTTAGAACTTTATTTAAAGATGATTACAAAATTATATCAGAAACATTATCTAATATAATTTAG
- the selB gene encoding selenocysteine-specific translation elongation factor: protein MQHIIVGTAGHIDHGKTSLIKALTGRNTDTLSEEKERGISINLGFTYFDFKSGKRAGIVDVPGHEKFIKNMLAGISGIDIVLLVIAADEGIMPQTREHLNILELLDIKKGIVVLTKKDMVDEEWLEMIKADIKEEVSSTFLKDAPIVDVSSIMKEGINDLIELIDKMTDEVEDKDLHTEFRLPVDRVFSVSGFGTVVTGTLISGTIKEGDECTVYPEGFETRVRGIQVHESSVKEAFAGQRVAINLANIKKTEVKRGDCIGKVGIMENTMMIDCRLKYLKDAARPLKNRDRVRVYHGTTEVLGRVVILDKETVEPSESAFIQIRLEDKIAVRRGDKYVIRSYSPMITIGGGTILDPNPKKHKSGDKNVIAELELKEKGSPEEIVEQAIKATSNLYPKVDDLIKSAGKGIAGLDSIVEALVEKGRVRRLPQTDGDVYLHVSYIFSLIEKSNEILGEYHKLNPLKAGMSKEEFKNKLVGKKIKQRLYDEIIKILEEGTLKLGTAFVAKKDFEIKLDKRQEEIRTQILKEMKESMYQPPKIADLLKSYGKEERTGKIVFDSLVESNVLVKVADDIYLYKEYLDLAREKIVDFLKENGEITAAQFRDLISASRKYAVPILEYFDGEKVTKRVEDRRILL, encoded by the coding sequence ATGCAACACATCATAGTAGGAACAGCAGGACACATTGATCACGGCAAAACAAGCCTAATAAAAGCTTTAACAGGAAGAAATACAGATACTCTATCTGAAGAAAAGGAAAGAGGTATTTCTATAAATCTTGGATTTACTTATTTTGATTTTAAAAGTGGCAAAAGGGCAGGTATTGTTGATGTTCCAGGACATGAAAAATTCATTAAAAATATGCTAGCTGGTATTAGCGGAATAGATATAGTCTTACTAGTTATCGCAGCTGATGAAGGTATAATGCCTCAAACAAGAGAGCATCTTAATATATTAGAATTATTAGACATTAAAAAAGGTATAGTTGTTTTAACAAAAAAAGATATGGTTGATGAAGAGTGGCTTGAAATGATAAAAGCGGATATTAAGGAGGAAGTATCATCAACTTTCTTAAAGGATGCTCCTATAGTCGATGTTTCATCAATTATGAAGGAAGGTATTAATGACCTTATAGAACTTATAGATAAGATGACTGATGAAGTAGAGGATAAGGATTTACATACAGAATTTAGATTGCCAGTTGATAGAGTATTTTCAGTTAGTGGATTTGGAACAGTTGTTACAGGTACACTTATTTCTGGAACTATAAAAGAGGGAGATGAATGTACAGTTTACCCAGAGGGGTTTGAAACAAGGGTTAGAGGTATACAAGTACATGAAAGTAGCGTAAAGGAAGCATTTGCAGGTCAAAGAGTTGCAATAAATCTTGCTAATATAAAGAAGACAGAAGTTAAAAGAGGGGACTGCATAGGCAAGGTAGGTATCATGGAGAATACGATGATGATAGATTGTAGACTTAAATACCTTAAAGATGCAGCAAGACCATTAAAAAATAGAGATAGAGTAAGGGTTTACCATGGAACTACTGAGGTTTTAGGAAGAGTAGTAATACTTGATAAAGAAACAGTAGAACCTTCAGAAAGTGCCTTTATACAAATAAGACTTGAGGATAAAATTGCTGTTAGAAGAGGTGACAAATATGTAATAAGAAGCTATTCACCTATGATAACTATCGGAGGAGGAACTATATTAGATCCTAATCCTAAAAAGCATAAATCAGGAGACAAAAATGTTATTGCAGAATTAGAGCTTAAGGAAAAGGGATCCCCTGAAGAGATAGTTGAACAAGCAATAAAAGCAACTAGTAATTTATATCCAAAAGTAGATGATCTTATAAAATCAGCAGGAAAAGGAATAGCAGGTCTTGATTCTATAGTAGAAGCATTAGTTGAAAAAGGTAGAGTTCGAAGACTTCCTCAAACTGATGGTGATGTTTATCTTCATGTTTCATATATATTTTCTCTTATAGAAAAGTCAAATGAAATACTAGGTGAGTATCATAAGCTAAATCCCCTTAAAGCAGGTATGTCTAAGGAAGAATTTAAAAACAAACTTGTAGGAAAAAAAATAAAACAAAGATTATATGATGAGATTATAAAAATTTTAGAAGAGGGTACACTAAAGTTAGGAACAGCATTTGTTGCTAAAAAAGACTTTGAAATAAAGCTTGATAAAAGACAAGAAGAAATAAGAACCCAAATTCTAAAGGAAATGAAAGAATCAATGTATCAGCCACCTAAGATAGCTGATTTATTGAAGTCCTACGGTAAAGAAGAAAGGACAGGGAAAATAGTATTTGACTCTTTAGTTGAGTCTAATGTTTTAGTAAAAGTAGCAGATGATATATATTTGTATAAAGAATACTTAGATTTAGCTAGAGAGAAAATAGTTGATTTCTTAAAGGAAAATGGTGAAATTACAGCTGCACAATTTAGAGATTTGATTTCAGCAAGTAGAAAATATGCAGTACCTATACTTGAATATTTTGATGGAGAAAAAGTTACCAAGAGAGTTGAAGATAGGAGAATATTGCTATAG
- a CDS encoding tyrosine-type recombinase/integrase, with product MKGSVEKRNNSWRFRVDIGVDPETGKRKQKSKSGFKTKKEAQIALAEFISKYENGEYFESQKLSLREYLKYWLETYAKSNVSASSYIRYKQFATQITSKLGGLEIANIKPMHIQKFYSDLQKTNLSNSTILKVHRMLSMALKHAVGWQMLNYNPASAVKPPRPEHIEMNIWDSDTINEVLKELKESNSNLYIPILIGVTTGMRQGEIAALRWRNIDFTNGFISVTHNFQKIDNSNNYALTSPKTNKSNRSIAMMDLTIKELKAHKKKQNELIMLNRDFYNNQDFVCAFEDGSPFKPVYIGELFRKFIRRSNYPKIRFHDLRHSHATLLLKQGVNPKIVSERLGHANISITLDTYSHVLPNMQKEAISKLNEMF from the coding sequence ATTAAAGGATCAGTTGAAAAAAGAAATAATTCTTGGCGCTTTAGAGTTGATATCGGTGTTGATCCCGAGACAGGAAAGAGAAAGCAAAAATCCAAATCAGGATTTAAAACCAAAAAAGAAGCTCAAATTGCACTTGCAGAGTTTATATCTAAGTATGAAAATGGTGAATACTTTGAGTCTCAAAAACTAAGCTTAAGAGAATACTTAAAGTATTGGCTTGAAACATATGCTAAATCAAATGTTTCTGCCTCTTCTTATATTAGATATAAGCAGTTTGCTACACAAATAACATCTAAACTTGGTGGACTTGAAATAGCTAATATAAAACCAATGCATATTCAAAAATTTTATAGTGACTTACAAAAGACTAATTTATCTAACTCAACAATATTAAAGGTTCATAGAATGTTATCTATGGCTTTGAAACATGCTGTTGGATGGCAGATGTTAAATTATAATCCTGCAAGTGCTGTTAAGCCTCCAAGACCTGAGCATATTGAAATGAATATATGGGACTCTGATACTATAAATGAAGTTCTTAAAGAATTAAAAGAAAGTAATAGTAATCTTTATATTCCTATTCTTATAGGTGTGACTACTGGAATGAGACAAGGTGAAATAGCAGCTTTAAGGTGGAGAAATATCGATTTTACAAATGGGTTTATTTCTGTAACCCATAACTTTCAAAAGATAGACAATAGCAATAACTATGCTCTTACTTCGCCTAAAACTAATAAATCAAATAGAAGTATTGCTATGATGGATTTAACTATAAAGGAACTTAAAGCTCATAAAAAGAAACAAAATGAATTAATTATGTTAAATAGAGATTTTTATAATAATCAAGACTTTGTATGTGCTTTTGAAGACGGTTCTCCATTCAAGCCTGTTTATATAGGTGAGCTTTTTAGAAAATTTATTAGAAGATCTAATTATCCTAAGATAAGGTTCCATGATCTAAGACATAGTCATGCAACTTTACTATTAAAGCAAGGGGTTAACCCTAAAATAGTATCAGAAAGACTAGGACATGCAAACATATCAATAACACTTGATACTTACTCTCACGTTTTACCTAATATGCAAAAGGAAGCTATATCAAAGCTAAATGAAATGTTTTAA
- a CDS encoding ImmA/IrrE family metallo-endopeptidase, which yields MKWIDTIVTGLSELYGSTDPYDLCDALNIKIIRINKTSFILRNEAAIYIRDFNNNETIFLRDDLSYKEESFYLAHEIGHAVLHPEIRNSFNKNLINTDKLEKQADYFALKLINITIDEIEMYGMTISQIACSLELPERALKQLI from the coding sequence TTGAAATGGATTGACACAATAGTAACAGGATTAAGTGAATTATATGGATCAACTGATCCTTATGATTTATGTGATGCTCTAAATATAAAAATCATTAGAATAAATAAAACCTCATTCATTTTAAGAAATGAAGCCGCAATATACATAAGAGATTTTAATAACAACGAAACCATATTTTTAAGGGATGATTTATCCTATAAAGAAGAATCTTTTTACTTGGCACATGAAATTGGTCACGCAGTACTTCATCCTGAGATAAGAAATTCTTTTAATAAAAATTTGATTAATACTGATAAGCTTGAAAAGCAAGCTGACTACTTTGCTTTAAAGCTTATCAATATAACAATAGATGAAATAGAGATGTATGGAATGACTATATCTCAAATAGCTTGCTCTTTAGAGCTCCCAGAGAGAGCTTTAAAACAACTTATTTGA
- the selD gene encoding selenide, water dikinase SelD — translation MSIKDVKLTHMTESAGUAAKIGPDVLAQVLCKLPKVSDENLLVGIDTSDDAAVYKINDETAVIQTLDFFTPIVDDPYMFGQIAATNSLSDIYAMGGTPTLALNIVCFPNCLDIEILGEILRGGADKVKEAGAIIVGGHTVSDNEPKYGLSVMGLVHPEKVFANSNAKPGEVLIITKPIGTGVINTAIKGEIASKEHIDEAMKYMSTLNKYASDIARKYNISSCTDITGFGLAGHVYEMAKGGNLSITIESDKVPFMNGAEEYAKMAMIPAGTYNNRNHVGKNYESLVKDAYIEDLMFDPQTSGGLLYTLKEEEAIKLADELKENNIIANIIGFVEEKKEKYVYIK, via the coding sequence ATGTCAATAAAGGATGTTAAGTTAACACATATGACAGAATCAGCAGGATGAGCTGCTAAAATTGGACCAGATGTCCTTGCACAAGTTTTGTGTAAATTACCAAAAGTAAGTGATGAAAATTTATTAGTAGGAATAGATACATCAGATGATGCTGCTGTTTATAAAATAAATGATGAAACAGCTGTGATACAAACCTTAGACTTTTTTACCCCTATAGTAGATGACCCATATATGTTTGGTCAAATTGCCGCAACTAATTCACTAAGTGATATATATGCAATGGGTGGGACTCCAACACTTGCGCTTAATATAGTTTGTTTTCCAAATTGTTTAGATATAGAAATACTAGGAGAAATATTAAGAGGTGGAGCGGATAAAGTTAAAGAAGCTGGAGCTATTATAGTTGGTGGACATACAGTAAGTGATAATGAACCAAAGTACGGTCTTTCAGTTATGGGACTTGTTCATCCTGAGAAAGTATTTGCTAATTCAAATGCAAAGCCAGGTGAAGTATTAATTATAACAAAGCCTATAGGAACTGGAGTTATAAATACTGCTATAAAAGGGGAAATTGCTTCAAAAGAGCATATTGATGAGGCTATGAAGTATATGTCAACTCTTAATAAATATGCATCTGATATAGCAAGAAAATATAACATTAGTTCTTGTACTGATATAACAGGATTTGGACTTGCAGGCCACGTATATGAAATGGCTAAAGGAGGAAATTTATCTATTACTATAGAAAGTGATAAGGTCCCATTTATGAATGGTGCTGAGGAATATGCGAAAATGGCAATGATACCTGCAGGAACATATAATAATAGGAACCATGTAGGTAAAAACTATGAGTCTTTAGTCAAAGATGCATACATAGAAGATTTAATGTTTGACCCTCAAACATCAGGAGGACTATTATATACACTTAAAGAAGAAGAAGCAATTAAATTAGCAGATGAATTAAAGGAAAACAATATTATCGCGAATATTATAGGCTTCGTTGAGGAGAAAAAAGAAAAGTATGTATATATAAAATAA
- a CDS encoding helix-hairpin-helix domain-containing protein — protein MDIKITKKQRVGIIVFLFIIFGITSFIYIKNKTSIPKDEIKKNRVLVEEMKDKDETVKQNKEYTSSTFKSIKAYICGYVVNPGVYALKEGDRLDDLVKLAGGFTKEADPEGINLAYEIKDQDYFKILSAKETKDKAVEQQVDSQGLGVGTTKSGDSNSKQKEDSEKININKASKEELKNLPRIGDALSQRIIDFRETEGGFKTIEDIKEVGGIGDKMFENLKDKITVE, from the coding sequence ATGGATATTAAAATTACTAAAAAACAAAGAGTAGGAATAATAGTGTTTTTATTTATAATATTTGGAATAACTTCATTTATCTATATTAAGAATAAAACATCTATTCCTAAGGATGAAATAAAAAAGAATCGAGTCTTGGTAGAAGAAATGAAGGATAAAGATGAAACAGTAAAGCAAAATAAGGAATATACTTCTTCAACTTTCAAGTCGATAAAAGCATATATATGTGGATATGTAGTAAATCCTGGGGTTTATGCATTAAAAGAAGGAGATAGGCTAGATGATTTAGTTAAACTTGCTGGTGGATTTACTAAAGAAGCTGATCCCGAGGGTATAAATCTTGCATATGAAATAAAAGATCAGGATTATTTTAAAATATTAAGTGCAAAGGAAACTAAAGATAAAGCAGTAGAACAGCAGGTAGATAGCCAAGGGTTGGGAGTAGGAACTACTAAAAGTGGAGATAGTAATAGTAAGCAAAAAGAAGATAGTGAAAAAATTAATATTAATAAGGCATCTAAGGAAGAACTTAAGAATCTTCCAAGGATTGGAGATGCATTATCTCAAAGAATTATTGACTTTAGAGAAACAGAAGGTGGTTTTAAGACTATTGAGGATATAAAAGAAGTTGGTGGAATTGGCGATAAAATGTTTGAAAACCTTAAAGATAAAATAACAGTAGAATAG
- a CDS encoding heavy-metal-associated domain-containing protein: MKKKIFIEGMTCNKCSMHVKEALEEFDSVMFSEIDLEEKSAIIHASSKIDNESIIDKIYRLGYSVVSIEEM; the protein is encoded by the coding sequence TTGAAAAAGAAAATATTTATTGAGGGGATGACCTGTAATAAATGCTCTATGCATGTAAAAGAAGCACTAGAAGAGTTTGATTCAGTAATGTTTTCGGAGATAGACCTTGAGGAAAAGTCAGCTATAATACATGCAAGTAGTAAAATAGATAATGAATCTATTATAGATAAGATATATAGATTAGGATATAGTGTTGTATCTATTGAGGAAATGTAA
- a CDS encoding helix-turn-helix domain-containing protein → MNIGEKLKHAREEKKLTLKSLADISGVGQSTISDIENGLSKNPRRDTLNKLANALDVSISDLFSDTTSNKNEDTSSKKAYLNIDIVPEEFTDANLARQYVNKHQIFGSHGFDPDKLDDSEILEFANELLKQMEMVSFKYRK, encoded by the coding sequence ATGAACATTGGTGAGAAATTGAAACATGCACGAGAAGAAAAAAAGTTAACACTTAAATCTTTAGCAGATATAAGTGGTGTAGGCCAAAGTACTATTTCAGATATAGAAAATGGTTTATCTAAAAATCCAAGAAGGGATACATTAAATAAACTTGCTAATGCTTTAGATGTTTCAATAAGTGACTTATTCAGCGATACTACATCTAATAAAAATGAAGATACAAGTTCAAAAAAGGCTTATTTAAATATAGATATAGTACCTGAAGAATTCACCGATGCAAATCTTGCTAGGCAATATGTTAACAAACATCAAATTTTTGGGTCACATGGTTTTGATCCTGATAAACTTGACGACTCTGAAATACTAGAGTTTGCTAATGAACTTTTAAAACAAATGGAAATGGTTAGTTTCAAATACAGAAAATAA